The following coding sequences lie in one Cyanobacterium stanieri LEGE 03274 genomic window:
- a CDS encoding ShlB/FhaC/HecB family hemolysin secretion/activation protein produces MGYSKLVFIASCFCGYLGLNNFSLSPRVLALEVIENSHNSEELNQENFLLSQSENDQVVATSIRIEGNSIFGGEIAQIIDSYDDQEFTNEDLEKISADITQLYLNDAYLTTRAFVANIDDDGVAIIRVIEGEIQEVEIEGVERLRGYVLDRIALGTKTPFNSDKLEDQLKLLKSDPLIDNIEGSLRSGDGIGQSILSVRVTEANPFSGSVAINNYSPPRVGDVQGDIDLRHGNVFGFGDAFSVSFRPRFEEFLSTYDLTFAYSAPLNPMNGTLDTTVSLQRNRIVSGPFEVLDISGSSEFYEVSYRQPLMRTPLAEFALSLGMSYRTGQTFTFQGPTPFGIGPDENGISRTNVLTFGQDYVKREQFGAWAVRSQFRLGMGLFDVTTSEAPNNPDGYFFAWSGQVQRVQLLGRDHFLIIQGDVQLTGDALLPSEQFSIGGGQSLRGYRQNARSGDNGFRFSIEDRITISRNEAQESVLQLVPFFDMGAVWNVSSNPNFLPSQNFLASLGMGLIWQPKQNIYFRLDYAPPLVNLGDRTDNIQDDGLHFNMRYNF; encoded by the coding sequence ATGGGTTATTCTAAACTGGTTTTTATTGCTTCTTGTTTCTGTGGGTATTTAGGCTTAAATAATTTCAGTTTAAGTCCAAGGGTTTTGGCTTTGGAGGTAATAGAAAATAGTCACAATTCCGAGGAATTAAATCAAGAAAATTTTTTGTTATCTCAGTCTGAAAATGATCAAGTTGTGGCGACGAGTATCAGGATTGAGGGTAATTCTATTTTTGGAGGAGAAATTGCCCAAATTATTGATTCCTATGATGATCAAGAATTTACTAACGAAGATTTGGAAAAAATTAGTGCTGATATTACTCAGTTATATCTCAATGATGCTTATCTGACTACAAGGGCTTTTGTGGCGAATATAGATGATGATGGGGTGGCAATTATTCGGGTAATAGAAGGGGAAATTCAGGAAGTAGAAATTGAAGGGGTGGAAAGATTGAGGGGTTATGTGCTAGATAGAATTGCCCTTGGTACTAAAACGCCTTTTAATTCTGATAAATTAGAAGACCAGTTGAAGTTATTAAAATCTGATCCTTTAATCGATAATATTGAGGGTAGTTTGAGAAGTGGAGATGGCATTGGGCAAAGCATTCTCAGTGTGAGGGTAACGGAGGCAAATCCTTTTTCTGGCTCGGTGGCTATTAATAATTATTCTCCCCCAAGGGTGGGAGATGTGCAGGGGGATATTGATTTACGCCATGGCAATGTGTTTGGTTTTGGGGATGCTTTTTCGGTGTCGTTTCGTCCTCGTTTTGAGGAGTTTTTGAGTACCTATGATCTTACTTTTGCCTATTCAGCGCCCCTTAATCCCATGAATGGCACTCTGGATACAACGGTAAGTTTACAACGAAATCGCATTGTTAGTGGCCCGTTTGAGGTGTTGGATATTAGTGGTAGTAGTGAGTTTTATGAGGTGAGTTATCGTCAACCTTTGATGCGCACTCCGTTGGCAGAATTTGCCCTTTCTTTGGGGATGAGTTATCGCACGGGGCAAACTTTTACTTTTCAAGGGCCTACTCCTTTCGGTATTGGGCCAGATGAAAATGGTATTTCTCGGACGAATGTATTGACTTTTGGGCAAGACTATGTTAAAAGAGAGCAGTTTGGGGCGTGGGCGGTGCGATCGCAATTTAGGCTTGGTATGGGCTTATTTGATGTTACCACCAGTGAAGCGCCGAATAATCCTGACGGTTACTTTTTTGCTTGGAGTGGGCAGGTGCAAAGGGTGCAACTATTGGGGCGAGATCATTTTTTGATTATTCAAGGGGATGTACAGTTAACGGGGGATGCCCTTTTACCCTCGGAACAGTTTAGCATTGGTGGGGGTCAATCTTTACGGGGTTATCGGCAAAATGCGAGATCAGGAGATAATGGTTTTCGTTTTTCCATTGAAGATAGAATCACTATTTCACGCAATGAGGCGCAGGAGTCGGTATTACAATTAGTGCCTTTTTTTGATATGGGGGCAGTGTGGAATGTGTCGAGTAATCCTAATTTTTTACCTTCGCAAAATTTCCTTGCATCTCTTGGTATGGGGTTGATTTGGCAACCAAAACAAAATATTTATTTTCGTCTTGATTATGCACCCCCGTTGGTAAATTTGGGCGATCGTACTGATAATATTCAAGATGATGGTCTTCATTTTAACATGAGGTATAATTTTTAA
- a CDS encoding sodium/glutamate symporter, with product MFNLRDALFAFVILSILILIARWIKQKARWIQTLYLPESVVAGFLALILGQEALGALITNLGGENALFAGGLFSEPIRTVWQQSPGVFINVVFAALFLGESIPNPKQIWKKAAPQVIFGQTLAWGQYVIGILLTLLILVPVFNMNPLVGSLIEIAFEGGHGTAAGMEQTFIDLNFPEGGDLALGLATVGIVSGIITGTLLASWGRKKGHIKTFNKEGQKFSTYEGLSASEIKEKEERIRLKRIKLYRNLLIDPLSLNFGFVGLAIGIGWLILEGLKLIESATWGATGLTLMNYIPLFPMALIGGIIVQITLERIGLKELINRRLMNNLAGLALDIVVVTALASISLQVLGTNIVPFLLLSIVGIIWNLFAFIFIAPKIIPNYWFERGICDFGQSMGVTATGILLLRMVDPENKSGAFESFAYKQLFFEPIVGGGLFTAAAPILINEFGSLSILLLTTVILVIWLVLGFFLFGKDSKQARIAEKINR from the coding sequence ATGTTTAACCTCAGAGACGCACTTTTTGCCTTCGTTATCCTATCGATTCTAATTTTAATTGCTAGGTGGATAAAACAAAAAGCCCGTTGGATTCAAACCCTATACCTTCCAGAATCTGTAGTAGCAGGATTTTTAGCCCTCATATTGGGGCAAGAAGCATTGGGCGCCCTCATCACCAACCTAGGGGGAGAAAATGCCCTTTTTGCAGGGGGTTTATTTAGTGAGCCCATTCGTACCGTTTGGCAACAATCCCCCGGGGTATTTATCAACGTTGTCTTTGCCGCCCTTTTTCTGGGGGAATCCATACCTAATCCCAAGCAAATTTGGAAAAAAGCAGCCCCTCAAGTAATCTTTGGGCAAACCTTGGCATGGGGGCAATATGTGATCGGAATTTTACTTACTCTTTTAATCCTTGTGCCAGTATTTAATATGAATCCCTTGGTAGGTAGTCTCATCGAAATTGCCTTTGAGGGGGGGCATGGCACGGCCGCAGGAATGGAACAAACTTTTATTGATTTAAACTTTCCTGAAGGGGGAGATTTAGCCCTCGGATTAGCCACCGTTGGTATCGTTTCAGGGATTATCACAGGAACATTATTAGCTAGTTGGGGTAGGAAAAAAGGACATATAAAAACCTTTAATAAAGAAGGTCAAAAGTTTTCCACCTACGAAGGTTTATCGGCTTCAGAAATTAAAGAAAAAGAAGAAAGAATCAGATTAAAAAGAATTAAACTCTATCGTAATCTATTAATTGATCCTCTTTCTTTAAATTTCGGTTTTGTAGGTTTAGCCATTGGTATTGGTTGGTTAATTTTAGAAGGATTAAAACTCATTGAATCAGCAACATGGGGGGCAACGGGGTTAACGTTGATGAATTATATTCCCCTTTTTCCCATGGCTTTAATTGGAGGAATAATTGTTCAAATTACCCTAGAAAGAATTGGCTTAAAAGAATTAATTAATCGTCGTTTAATGAATAATTTAGCTGGTTTAGCCCTTGATATTGTGGTGGTGACGGCCTTGGCTTCTATTTCTTTACAAGTATTAGGAACAAATATTGTTCCCTTTTTATTACTAAGTATTGTTGGTATTATTTGGAATCTTTTTGCTTTTATATTTATTGCACCAAAAATCATTCCTAACTATTGGTTTGAGCGTGGTATCTGTGATTTTGGTCAATCTATGGGGGTTACTGCCACAGGAATTTTACTTTTAAGAATGGTTGATCCTGAGAATAAATCGGGTGCTTTTGAAAGTTTTGCTTATAAACAATTGTTTTTTGAACCTATTGTGGGAGGTGGTTTGTTTACGGCTGCCGCACCTATTTTAATTAATGAGTTTGGCTCTTTATCTATTCTTTTATTAACTACTGTAATACTTGTTATCTGGTTGGTGTTAGGTTTTTTCCTTTTTGGTAAAGATTCTAAACAAGCACGAATTGCAGAAAAGATTAATCGATAA
- a CDS encoding DUF4340 domain-containing protein, with protein sequence MKFNRSTILLSIFAVSLASVIYLVEIRPQSNVTNNDNENLIPQENKLFSFDTEQIKTITIDPPDRQENSQTLIFEKTQAEVQPWQMSAPEQVKANDASISFLLNLFPQATKKPEIPMDEANLSEYGLETPKAIISITLDNDETYQINIGGSNFDNSQIYGLVKFPPSAPQSEGIFLMSKSFQYVVERPYEDWKELNN encoded by the coding sequence ATGAAATTTAATCGCAGTACCATATTACTAAGTATATTTGCTGTTAGCCTTGCCTCCGTTATTTATCTTGTAGAAATTCGTCCTCAATCTAATGTAACAAACAATGACAACGAAAATTTAATACCACAGGAAAACAAACTTTTCTCCTTTGACACAGAGCAAATAAAAACCATCACCATTGACCCCCCAGACAGGCAAGAAAATAGTCAAACCCTGATTTTTGAAAAAACCCAAGCAGAAGTTCAACCATGGCAAATGAGCGCCCCAGAACAAGTCAAAGCCAACGATGCCTCCATCTCCTTTTTATTAAACCTTTTTCCCCAAGCCACCAAAAAACCAGAAATTCCCATGGATGAGGCTAACCTATCCGAATATGGCTTAGAAACCCCCAAAGCGATAATAAGCATAACCTTAGATAATGATGAAACCTACCAAATTAACATTGGAGGTAGTAACTTCGACAACAGCCAAATCTATGGTTTAGTCAAATTTCCTCCATCTGCCCCCCAATCCGAAGGAATATTTCTCATGTCCAAAAGTTTTCAATATGTCGTAGAAAGGCCGTACGAAGACTGGAAAGAGTTAAACAATTGA
- a CDS encoding DUF2834 domain-containing protein, with protein sequence MINKIVFFSIWILFIGYGFLFAPPDNPETMDLIINLSKGNWDGINPYIISLFNLMGILPMIYACLLLVDGRGQKLMVTPFMVGSFFLGAFSLLPYFALRESNTTFVGEKTIFIKIVESKLTAIALIIGTTILVVSGIKDGNFSDFVYQWQHSKFIHVMSLDFCLLCLLFPVLIKDDLVRRNINNPVLRAIAFIPLFGTLIYMILRPSLSTDETPNNSEVLA encoded by the coding sequence ATGATTAATAAAATTGTTTTTTTTAGTATTTGGATTTTATTTATTGGTTACGGATTTTTATTTGCCCCTCCTGATAATCCTGAGACTATGGATTTAATCATTAATCTTTCTAAAGGTAATTGGGATGGTATCAACCCTTATATTATCAGCTTGTTTAATCTGATGGGAATTTTGCCGATGATTTATGCTTGTTTACTTTTGGTGGATGGTAGGGGGCAAAAATTGATGGTGACTCCTTTTATGGTAGGTAGTTTTTTCCTCGGTGCTTTTTCTCTCTTGCCTTATTTTGCTTTGCGGGAATCTAATACTACTTTTGTGGGGGAAAAGACAATATTTATCAAAATTGTTGAAAGTAAATTAACTGCGATCGCCCTTATAATTGGTACTACTATATTGGTGGTATCAGGAATAAAAGATGGTAACTTTAGTGATTTTGTTTATCAATGGCAACATAGTAAATTTATCCATGTAATGAGCCTTGATTTTTGTCTATTATGTTTACTTTTTCCTGTACTTATTAAAGATGATTTGGTAAGACGTAATATTAATAATCCTGTCCTCAGGGCGATCGCCTTTATTCCCTTATTTGGTACTTTGATATATATGATATTACGCCCCTCTTTATCCACCGATGAAACTCCTAATAATTCTGAAGTCTTAGCATGA
- a CDS encoding B12-binding domain-containing radical SAM protein, which produces MDLFSSEKLLFTPTSKNHNPISLIYAFPNEYTVGITSLGYQLIWANFSTREDVEVTRLFTDIEEKLPRHPEILGFSFSWELDYVNILDLLEKLNIPIYAKDRTENHPLVFGGGPVLTANPEPFAEFFDVILLGDGENLIDNFIDSFQEIRNSNRQEKLIHLAQTPGIYCPNLYHVEYENITGKIKSITPIDERIPAVVEKQTYRGNVLSASTVVTEKAAWENIFMVEVVRSCPEMCRFCLASYLTLPFRTASLEGSLIPAIERGLKYTNRLGLLGASVTQHPEFEELLNYIMQPKYDDVRLSIASVRTNTVTEKLAQTLTKRDTKSITIAIESGSAKIRQMINKKLENDEIIQASINAQKGGLRAIKFYGMVGLPQEDNSDLDATIEMMRAVKKASPRLKTTLGCSTFVPKAHTPFQWFGVNKQSKKRLQYLQKNLAKAGVDFRPESYNWSVIQGLMSRGDRRLSKLLLLTRIYGDTLGSYKRAFKELKGQLPSLDYYVHENWELEQVLPWSHLKTALPDETLIKHLQMSLPNNL; this is translated from the coding sequence ATGGATTTATTTTCCTCAGAAAAACTACTTTTTACCCCGACATCTAAAAACCATAACCCCATCTCCCTTATCTACGCCTTTCCCAATGAATATACCGTAGGTATTACTAGCCTTGGTTATCAATTAATTTGGGCAAACTTTAGCACCCGTGAAGATGTAGAAGTAACTCGTCTATTTACCGACATTGAGGAAAAATTACCCCGTCATCCTGAAATATTAGGCTTTTCCTTTTCATGGGAATTAGACTATGTTAATATCCTCGATTTATTAGAAAAATTAAACATACCTATTTATGCCAAAGATAGAACCGAAAATCATCCTTTAGTATTTGGTGGAGGCCCTGTTTTAACAGCTAATCCCGAACCTTTTGCAGAATTTTTTGACGTTATTTTATTAGGAGATGGAGAAAATTTAATTGATAATTTTATAGATAGTTTCCAAGAAATTAGGAATAGTAATAGACAAGAAAAATTAATCCATTTAGCCCAAACCCCCGGTATTTATTGCCCCAATTTATACCATGTAGAATACGAGAATATAACAGGAAAAATCAAATCTATTACCCCCATTGATGAGCGTATTCCTGCGGTGGTGGAAAAACAAACCTATCGAGGCAATGTCTTATCTGCTTCTACGGTGGTAACAGAAAAGGCGGCATGGGAAAATATTTTCATGGTGGAAGTGGTGCGCAGTTGCCCCGAAATGTGTCGTTTTTGTCTGGCAAGTTATCTTACTTTACCATTTCGTACCGCTAGTTTAGAAGGTTCGTTAATTCCTGCCATTGAAAGGGGTTTAAAATATACTAACCGCTTGGGATTATTGGGGGCATCGGTGACACAACATCCCGAATTTGAGGAGTTGTTAAACTATATCATGCAACCAAAATATGATGATGTACGCCTCAGTATTGCCTCCGTGCGCACCAATACGGTGACGGAAAAATTGGCTCAAACCCTTACGAAAAGGGATACTAAGTCCATTACCATCGCCATTGAAAGTGGTTCGGCAAAAATTCGGCAAATGATTAATAAAAAGTTGGAAAATGACGAAATTATCCAAGCCTCTATTAATGCGCAAAAGGGTGGTTTAAGGGCGATTAAGTTTTATGGTATGGTGGGTTTACCCCAAGAGGATAATAGTGATTTGGATGCTACCATTGAGATGATGAGGGCGGTTAAAAAGGCTTCTCCACGGTTAAAAACTACCCTCGGTTGCAGTACATTTGTGCCAAAAGCCCATACTCCTTTCCAATGGTTTGGGGTGAATAAGCAGTCGAAAAAGCGTTTACAGTATTTACAAAAAAATCTGGCAAAGGCAGGGGTAGATTTTCGCCCAGAGAGTTATAATTGGTCTGTAATTCAAGGGTTAATGTCTAGGGGCGATCGCCGCTTAAGTAAGTTGTTATTATTAACTCGTATTTATGGAGATACTCTAGGTAGTTATAAACGAGCATTTAAAGAATTAAAAGGACAACTGCCCAGTTTAGATTATTATGTCCATGAAAATTGGGAGTTAGAACAGGTTTTGCCTTGGAGTCATCTCAAAACCGCCTTACCTGATGAGACTTTAATAAAACACCTACAAATGTCTTTACCCAATAATCTATAG
- a CDS encoding response regulator transcription factor yields the protein MSITCPKILIVDDDISIGNLVSRFLQKKDYIVEYANNGKTAINIFGEFKPDLVILDINLPDTLGYNLCTEMQNTSDVFVLMLTSRTDLEDKKKGFITGADDYITKPFDLEELEFRVQAILKRQRIVKSSPESLITIDNLIINPETREVKINEQVITLTTLEFDLLYFLANNPGKVWRREDLVSHVWDNNPIGDNRVVDVHIGQIRKKIEKDCNNPHFILTVRGVGYKFEV from the coding sequence ATGAGTATCACTTGTCCAAAAATCTTAATTGTTGATGATGATATTAGTATTGGTAATTTAGTCAGTCGTTTTTTACAAAAAAAAGACTATATCGTTGAGTATGCCAATAATGGTAAAACAGCAATAAACATTTTTGGCGAATTTAAACCTGACTTAGTCATTTTAGATATTAATTTACCCGATACCTTAGGTTACAACTTATGCACCGAAATGCAAAACACTAGCGATGTTTTTGTGTTGATGCTCACCAGTCGTACAGATTTGGAAGATAAAAAAAAAGGTTTCATTACGGGGGCAGATGATTATATAACCAAGCCTTTTGATTTAGAAGAATTAGAATTTAGAGTACAAGCAATTCTTAAAAGACAGAGAATTGTTAAATCTTCTCCAGAAAGTTTAATTACCATTGATAATTTAATTATTAATCCTGAAACCAGAGAAGTCAAAATTAATGAGCAAGTAATCACTCTAACAACTTTAGAATTTGATTTACTTTACTTCCTTGCTAATAATCCGGGGAAAGTATGGCGTAGAGAAGATTTAGTCAGCCATGTATGGGATAACAATCCCATTGGAGATAATCGGGTTGTTGATGTGCATATTGGACAAATTCGTAAAAAAATAGAGAAAGACTGTAATAATCCCCATTTTATCCTTACGGTTAGGGGAGTTGGCTACAAATTTGAAGTTTAA
- a CDS encoding chlorophyll a/b-binding protein, which yields MDSRTNTYVTEDQGRLNNYAVEPKMYVDSSQQFGFNKYAEKLNGRLAMIGFISLIGFELLTGQGLIGWLTNL from the coding sequence ATGGATAGTCGCACTAATACATACGTAACAGAAGATCAAGGTCGTTTAAACAACTATGCCGTTGAGCCTAAAATGTACGTTGATTCTAGTCAACAATTCGGTTTCAATAAATATGCTGAAAAATTAAACGGTCGTTTAGCAATGATTGGTTTTATTTCCTTAATTGGCTTTGAGTTATTGACTGGTCAAGGTTTAATCGGTTGGTTAACTAACCTATAA
- a CDS encoding NAD(+) kinase yields the protein MQLQQVIIAYKAGDRESKKWAERCSQELEARGCKVLLGPSGVKDNPYPVFLASATDKIDLGIILGGDGTILAAARHLAPEGIPMLAVNVGGHLGFLTEPFSLFKDTEHLWDRLSADLYAVERRMMLKAQVFELNRGQPEAVSDDFYCLNEMCIKPACLDRMPTALLEMEIDGEVVDQYHGDGLIISTPTGSTCYTVSAMGPIIHPAMSAIAVTPICPLSLSSRPLVLPAGSVVNVWTLGDYELNNKLWMDGALSTAIWPGQWVSVRMAECFANFIILRESHSFYKTIREKLQWTGARISSDNNHRN from the coding sequence GTGCAGTTACAACAGGTAATTATTGCCTACAAGGCAGGGGATAGGGAGAGTAAAAAATGGGCGGAAAGATGCTCCCAAGAATTAGAGGCTAGGGGTTGTAAAGTTTTACTAGGGCCTAGCGGTGTGAAGGATAATCCTTATCCTGTTTTTTTGGCTTCTGCCACGGATAAAATTGATTTGGGTATTATTTTGGGGGGAGACGGCACTATTTTGGCGGCGGCAAGACACCTCGCCCCTGAAGGGATTCCCATGTTGGCGGTGAATGTGGGTGGGCATTTAGGTTTTTTGACTGAACCTTTTTCTTTGTTTAAGGATACCGAGCATCTTTGGGATAGGTTATCAGCTGATTTGTATGCGGTGGAAAGAAGGATGATGCTTAAGGCTCAGGTTTTTGAGTTGAATCGAGGGCAACCAGAGGCGGTGAGTGATGATTTTTATTGTCTCAATGAGATGTGTATTAAACCTGCTTGTCTGGATAGGATGCCTACGGCTTTGTTGGAAATGGAGATTGATGGGGAGGTAGTAGATCAGTACCATGGAGATGGTTTAATTATTTCTACCCCCACGGGTTCTACTTGTTATACGGTGTCGGCTATGGGGCCTATTATTCATCCTGCCATGAGTGCGATCGCCGTTACCCCTATATGTCCTCTCAGTCTTTCTAGTCGCCCTTTGGTGTTACCTGCCGGTTCGGTGGTGAATGTCTGGACGTTAGGGGATTATGAGTTAAATAATAAGTTATGGATGGATGGGGCGCTTAGTACCGCCATTTGGCCTGGGCAATGGGTATCGGTACGTATGGCGGAATGTTTTGCTAATTTTATCATTCTACGGGAATCCCATTCTTTTTATAAAACCATCCGAGAAAAGTTGCAATGGACGGGCGCTAGAATTTCTTCTGATAACAATCATCGTAATTAA
- the ovoA gene encoding 5-histidylcysteine sulfoxide synthase: protein MINNPLLPLNSCTKEDIINYLEWGWQKEDILFKSILSRDTYYLNPDPLRNPLIFYLGHSAVFYINKLVMVGLLTQRINPDYERLFEMGVDPEFPDELQKTLAHIRQQSLEDVWAYRNQVYQTVIKVINNTPLSLPITMDSPWWAIVMGMEHQRIHIETSSMLIRQLPPHLLAKPDSWSYAPSLGKPPANEMVLVGGGKVVLGKKDDDFLYGWDVDFGSRGEEVNSFLVSKYMITNYEFLDFVNEGGYENKGFWNEKSWAWLVEENRHHPKFWLKTDDGYQYRAMFDYIDLPLDYPVEVNHYEAIAFCRYLSQKRSKKYALMSEAQWHLASMGNDDIDNYNLNLNYQSPTPVGSIKIAHSQRGVYDIRGNVWEWLGDKFTPLSGFKSHFLYEDYSQPFFDNRHYLLVGGAWITNGAEATRYYRNWFRPYFYQHAGFRIVEK from the coding sequence ATGATCAATAATCCTTTATTACCCCTCAACTCTTGCACCAAGGAAGACATTATCAATTATCTGGAGTGGGGATGGCAAAAGGAAGATATTTTATTTAAAAGTATTTTGAGCCGTGATACTTATTATCTTAATCCTGATCCGTTGCGTAATCCTTTAATTTTTTATCTGGGACATTCTGCGGTATTTTATATTAATAAGTTGGTCATGGTGGGGTTACTAACCCAAAGGATAAACCCTGATTATGAAAGGCTTTTTGAAATGGGGGTTGATCCAGAATTTCCCGATGAGTTACAAAAAACCCTTGCCCATATTCGTCAACAATCCCTCGAGGATGTGTGGGCATATCGTAACCAAGTTTATCAAACTGTTATCAAAGTAATTAATAATACTCCTTTATCTTTACCCATAACTATGGATAGTCCATGGTGGGCTATTGTAATGGGTATGGAACATCAGAGGATTCATATTGAAACTTCTTCGATGTTGATTCGCCAGTTACCTCCTCATTTATTAGCCAAGCCTGATAGTTGGAGTTATGCGCCTTCTTTGGGTAAACCTCCAGCAAATGAAATGGTTTTGGTGGGTGGTGGTAAGGTGGTTTTGGGTAAAAAGGATGATGATTTTCTCTACGGTTGGGATGTGGATTTTGGTAGTAGGGGGGAGGAAGTTAATAGTTTTTTGGTTAGTAAATATATGATTACTAACTATGAGTTTTTGGATTTTGTCAATGAGGGGGGTTATGAAAATAAGGGTTTTTGGAATGAGAAAAGTTGGGCATGGTTGGTTGAGGAAAATCGCCATCATCCTAAGTTTTGGCTGAAAACAGATGATGGTTATCAATATCGAGCTATGTTTGATTACATCGATTTACCTTTAGATTATCCCGTGGAGGTTAACCACTATGAGGCGATCGCATTTTGTCGTTATTTAAGCCAAAAAAGAAGTAAAAAATATGCTTTGATGAGTGAAGCGCAATGGCATTTGGCTTCTATGGGTAACGATGATATAGATAACTATAACCTCAATCTGAATTATCAATCTCCTACCCCCGTGGGAAGCATTAAAATCGCTCACAGTCAAAGAGGAGTATATGATATTAGGGGTAATGTGTGGGAATGGTTAGGAGATAAATTTACTCCTTTATCTGGTTTTAAATCCCATTTTCTCTATGAAGACTATTCCCAACCCTTTTTCGATAATCGTCATTATCTGTTAGTGGGCGGTGCGTGGATTACCAATGGTGCAGAAGCCACCCGTTATTATCGTAACTGGTTTCGCCCTTATTTTTATCAACACGCAGGATTTAGAATTGTAGAAAAATAA